The following are encoded together in the Gallaecimonas xiamenensis 3-C-1 genome:
- a CDS encoding TonB-dependent receptor, translating to MYRKSLLATAVLSSLTMAPVALAADEDNVERIEVTGSHIRRADLEGPSPVLYIDAEQIARSGARDLGELLQKLPVSGSGSFSPQGNDSDSTANGGAGISLRGLGADSTLVLLNGRRIAVNAFAQGIDTAFVDINSIPVAAVERIDVLKDGASAIYGSDAIAGVVNVILKKNFDGTEFNFSIGDTSDGGGAEKSASLLWGHGDDKAHTTVILDYFKRDETLYADRSYSKNANQTSRGGGDFRSSSGNPGSYIPATVGADGSIIPKSDLYDWQPDANCPAGDSVGTFCRFNFAPFMTLNPATERTGLLLTHQRQLSDGITGFVEANVQHSRTDVHGAPSPSFGEFYMLADNPLFLSGEAVNPFPGEDLTMRRRTTEAGARHKQMESDNHRLVLGLEGQQEAFDWELSYTYSRSRNHEYGKSGFVQSSRFQDAINAGDFNPFSTTQDPDVIDDISVLTTRNGRSVTEAWDGQISGYAFALPGGDSQYAIGVEYREEEIEDVPDELFLRGEVFGTEATTAFGSREQYSVYTELALPITSQFDAQLALRYEHYSDFGSDTNPKIGLQYRPLDSLMLRASWGEAFRAPSLVQLGLGPTQESPNLIDPLRCPLTGASEDCDPLERTIVLSGNPDLQPEESESYNIGMVWQPMTNLEVVIDYWNYDQDNLISTDTQYRLTQFSAGVAQEGFEVIREPSAGGVPGRIFQIVDQYQNLGGQKTDGVDLDLRYSLDSNYGAFQFNYLLTWVNSFDEIKADGTKRKLAGEWRHPEWRWNATLDWSLDDWAATGRVNYIGEYTDNVDAGATGTVDSFVTFDGSVTYAGVKDWRFTLGANNLFDEEPPFSGSDFMGYDVETHSAQGRFAYAKVSYRF from the coding sequence ATGTATCGCAAATCACTACTGGCCACGGCTGTGCTCAGCAGCCTGACCATGGCCCCCGTTGCCCTGGCCGCCGACGAAGACAATGTCGAGCGTATCGAAGTTACCGGCTCCCATATCCGCCGGGCCGATCTGGAAGGCCCATCCCCCGTGCTCTATATCGACGCCGAGCAAATCGCCCGCTCTGGCGCCCGCGACCTGGGTGAATTGCTGCAAAAACTGCCGGTGAGCGGCAGCGGCAGCTTCAGCCCCCAAGGTAACGACTCCGATTCCACCGCCAACGGCGGCGCCGGCATCTCCCTGCGCGGCCTTGGCGCCGACTCTACCCTGGTGCTGCTCAATGGCCGGCGCATCGCCGTCAACGCCTTTGCCCAGGGCATAGACACCGCCTTTGTGGACATCAACTCCATCCCGGTGGCGGCGGTGGAGCGCATTGACGTCTTAAAAGACGGCGCCTCCGCCATCTACGGCTCCGACGCCATCGCCGGTGTGGTCAACGTCATCCTCAAGAAAAACTTCGACGGCACCGAGTTCAACTTCAGCATCGGCGACACCAGTGACGGTGGCGGCGCCGAGAAATCGGCCTCACTGCTCTGGGGCCACGGCGATGACAAGGCCCATACCACTGTCATCCTCGATTACTTCAAGCGCGACGAGACCTTATACGCCGATCGCAGCTATTCCAAAAATGCCAACCAGACCAGCCGAGGCGGCGGTGATTTCCGCTCCTCCTCCGGTAATCCCGGCTCCTATATCCCGGCCACCGTTGGCGCCGACGGCTCCATCATCCCCAAATCGGACCTCTATGATTGGCAGCCGGACGCTAACTGCCCGGCGGGGGACAGCGTCGGTACCTTCTGCCGCTTCAACTTCGCCCCCTTTATGACCCTGAACCCGGCCACAGAGCGCACCGGCCTGCTGCTGACCCACCAGCGCCAGCTGAGCGACGGCATCACCGGTTTTGTGGAAGCCAACGTCCAGCATTCGCGCACCGACGTGCACGGCGCTCCCAGCCCCTCCTTCGGGGAGTTCTATATGCTGGCGGACAACCCCCTGTTCCTGTCGGGTGAGGCGGTTAACCCCTTCCCAGGTGAAGATCTCACCATGCGCCGGCGCACCACCGAAGCCGGCGCCCGCCACAAACAGATGGAGTCGGACAACCATCGCCTGGTACTGGGCCTGGAAGGCCAGCAGGAAGCCTTCGACTGGGAGCTGTCCTACACCTATTCGCGCTCCCGCAACCACGAATACGGCAAGTCCGGCTTTGTGCAGTCCAGCCGCTTCCAGGACGCCATCAACGCCGGTGACTTCAATCCTTTCTCCACCACCCAAGACCCGGATGTCATCGACGACATCAGCGTGCTGACCACCCGTAACGGCCGCTCCGTGACCGAAGCCTGGGACGGCCAGATCAGTGGCTACGCCTTCGCCCTGCCAGGCGGTGACAGCCAGTACGCCATCGGCGTCGAATACCGGGAAGAGGAAATTGAAGACGTGCCGGACGAGTTGTTCCTGCGCGGGGAAGTGTTCGGCACCGAGGCCACCACCGCCTTTGGCAGCCGTGAGCAGTACTCGGTCTACACCGAACTAGCGTTGCCCATCACCAGCCAGTTCGACGCCCAATTGGCCCTTCGCTATGAGCACTATTCGGATTTCGGCTCCGACACCAACCCCAAAATCGGCCTGCAATACCGTCCTCTGGACAGCCTGATGCTGCGCGCCTCCTGGGGTGAAGCCTTTAGGGCCCCTTCCCTGGTGCAGCTGGGCCTAGGCCCAACCCAGGAGTCTCCCAACCTGATTGACCCCCTGCGCTGCCCCCTGACCGGTGCATCCGAAGACTGCGATCCACTGGAGCGCACCATAGTGCTGTCCGGTAACCCGGATCTGCAGCCCGAGGAGTCCGAGTCATATAACATCGGTATGGTCTGGCAGCCCATGACCAACCTGGAAGTGGTCATCGATTACTGGAACTACGACCAGGACAACCTGATCAGTACCGACACCCAGTACCGCCTGACCCAATTCAGTGCCGGTGTTGCCCAGGAAGGCTTCGAAGTCATTCGTGAGCCGTCCGCCGGCGGCGTGCCCGGCCGCATCTTCCAAATCGTCGACCAATACCAGAACCTGGGCGGTCAGAAGACCGACGGTGTCGATTTGGATCTGCGCTATAGCCTGGACAGCAACTATGGCGCCTTCCAGTTCAATTACCTGCTGACCTGGGTCAACAGCTTTGACGAGATCAAGGCTGACGGCACCAAGCGCAAACTGGCCGGCGAATGGCGCCACCCGGAATGGCGCTGGAATGCCACCCTGGACTGGAGCCTGGATGATTGGGCCGCCACCGGCCGGGTCAACTACATCGGCGAATACACCGACAACGTCGATGCCGGGGCCACCGGTACAGTGGACAGCTTCGTCACCTTCGACGGCAGTGTCACCTATGCCGGCGTTAAAGACTGGCGCTTCACCCTGGGGGCCAACAACCTCTTCGACGAAGAGCCGCCCTTCTCCGGCAGCGACTTTATGGGCTACGACGTGGAAACCCACTCCGCCCAGGGCCGCTTCGCCTATGCCAAGGTCAGTTACCGCTTCTGA
- a CDS encoding excalibur calcium-binding domain-containing protein, whose translation MKFGRLIALTLVAFGTVHLLKYHSPLVLPSALADSPPSANAPAALPASAPAKPSALEAPAFRCEGKRYCSQMGSRAEAEFYLAQCPGTRMDGDGDGIPCENDSRW comes from the coding sequence GTGAAATTTGGCCGCCTCATTGCACTGACCCTGGTCGCCTTTGGCACTGTTCACTTGTTGAAATACCACAGTCCGCTGGTGTTGCCCTCGGCCCTGGCCGATAGCCCCCCTTCAGCCAACGCGCCCGCCGCCTTACCTGCTTCCGCCCCGGCAAAGCCCTCTGCACTCGAGGCCCCGGCCTTTCGCTGCGAAGGCAAACGCTATTGCAGCCAAATGGGCTCGCGGGCCGAGGCCGAGTTCTATCTGGCCCAGTGCCCTGGCACCCGCATGGATGGCGACGGTGACGGCATTCCCTGCGAGAACGACAGCCGCTGGTAA
- the rluB gene encoding 23S rRNA pseudouridine(2605) synthase RluB: MTEKLQKVLARAGHGSRRQLEALISAGRISVNGKVATLGDRIDSHAEVRIDGHIVAIASQEEVVCRVLMYNKPEGELCSRKDPEGRPTVFDRLPRLKQGRWVAVGRLDINTSGLLLFTTDGELANRLMHPSHQVEREYQVRVFGEVNESMLHKLRKGVQLEDGPASFNSIKRSGGEGMNQWFAVTLSEGRNREVRRLWESQEVKVSRLIRTQYGKMELDRKLPQGGWKELGKEEVNYLRNLVGLAPETRTMLDERAVAQENPYVKAARIRRAVKRDRARENSGTQARRARKPT, translated from the coding sequence ATGACTGAAAAATTGCAAAAAGTCCTGGCCCGCGCCGGCCACGGTTCCCGCCGCCAACTGGAAGCCCTGATCTCTGCCGGTCGCATCAGCGTCAACGGCAAGGTGGCCACCCTGGGCGACCGTATCGACAGCCACGCCGAGGTGCGCATCGACGGCCATATCGTCGCCATTGCCAGCCAGGAAGAGGTGGTGTGCCGGGTGCTGATGTACAACAAGCCGGAAGGGGAGTTGTGTTCACGCAAGGACCCCGAAGGCCGCCCCACCGTCTTTGACCGTCTGCCGCGCCTGAAGCAGGGTCGTTGGGTGGCGGTGGGCCGTTTGGACATCAACACCTCGGGGTTGCTGCTGTTCACCACCGACGGTGAACTGGCCAACCGCCTGATGCACCCCAGCCACCAGGTGGAGCGGGAATACCAGGTCCGCGTCTTCGGTGAAGTCAACGAGTCCATGCTCCATAAGCTGCGCAAAGGGGTGCAGTTGGAAGATGGGCCGGCCAGCTTCAACAGCATCAAGCGCAGCGGCGGCGAAGGCATGAACCAATGGTTTGCCGTGACCCTGTCTGAAGGGCGCAACCGCGAAGTGCGTCGCCTTTGGGAATCCCAGGAAGTGAAGGTGTCCCGCCTTATCCGTACCCAGTACGGCAAGATGGAGCTGGACCGCAAGCTGCCCCAGGGTGGCTGGAAGGAACTGGGCAAGGAAGAGGTGAACTACCTGCGCAATCTGGTCGGCCTGGCGCCGGAAACCCGCACCATGCTCGACGAGCGGGCGGTGGCTCAGGAAAACCCCTACGTCAAGGCGGCCCGTATCCGCCGTGCCGTCAAGCGCGACCGGGCCAGGGAAAACAGCGGTACCCAGGCTCGCCGGGCCCGCAAGCCCACCTGA
- the scpB gene encoding SMC-Scp complex subunit ScpB, producing MAKISDEQLKQVLEAALLVAGRPMSPQELLDSVFQGYTISRPKLVQALKALELDYRPRGIHLVEVASGWRFQADDALSPLLSRLWVEKAPKYSRATLETLALIAYRQPVTRGEIEEVRGVAVSTQIIRSLEERGWIKVVGTKEVPGRPSLFGTTRQFLDDMNLKSLSNLPELMEMTNPAERLEEATND from the coding sequence ATGGCGAAAATCAGTGACGAGCAGCTCAAGCAGGTGCTGGAGGCGGCGCTGCTGGTAGCAGGGCGGCCCATGAGCCCGCAAGAACTGCTGGACAGCGTTTTCCAAGGCTATACAATCTCGCGGCCCAAACTGGTGCAGGCCTTAAAGGCCCTGGAGCTGGACTACCGGCCCCGTGGCATTCACCTGGTGGAAGTGGCCAGCGGCTGGCGTTTCCAGGCCGATGACGCCCTGAGCCCGCTACTGTCTAGGCTGTGGGTGGAAAAGGCCCCCAAGTATTCCAGGGCCACCCTGGAAACCCTCGCCCTTATCGCCTATCGCCAACCCGTTACCCGGGGTGAGATAGAAGAAGTGCGGGGGGTGGCGGTCAGCACCCAGATCATCCGCTCTCTCGAAGAGCGCGGCTGGATCAAGGTGGTGGGCACCAAGGAAGTACCGGGCCGACCGTCCCTGTTCGGTACCACTCGCCAGTTTTTGGACGACATGAATTTAAAGAGCTTGAGCAACCTGCCTGAGCTTATGGAAATGACCAACCCAGCCGAGAGGCTCGAAGAGGCAACAAATGACTGA
- a CDS encoding segregation and condensation protein A: MTQDTATQPVQQPLPLAFVHGQPFTELPEDLYIPPEALEVFLEAFEGPLDLLLYLIRRDKVDIVDMPIARITAQYMEYVELMQELKLELAAEYLVMAAILAEIKSRLLLPKRRSEDGEEEIDPRAELIRRLQEYEIIKQAAQDIDALPRVERDIFLADADTGPSCAPIKLLPDVELDELVMALAGVLKRAAMFEKHQISKEKLSTRERMARVLEILAEAKHLPFVALFSPEEGRAGVVVTFVAILELQKLAAIRIIQPEPLTPIRVEIRHGENQ; this comes from the coding sequence ATGACCCAGGACACCGCCACCCAGCCGGTGCAGCAACCGCTGCCACTGGCCTTTGTCCACGGGCAGCCCTTTACCGAGCTGCCCGAGGACCTCTATATCCCCCCCGAGGCCCTGGAAGTCTTCCTGGAAGCCTTTGAAGGCCCCCTGGACTTGCTGCTCTACCTTATCCGCCGCGACAAGGTGGATATCGTCGACATGCCCATCGCCCGCATCACCGCCCAGTACATGGAATACGTGGAGTTGATGCAGGAGCTGAAACTGGAGCTGGCGGCCGAGTACCTGGTGATGGCGGCCATCCTTGCCGAGATAAAGTCCCGACTGCTGCTGCCCAAGCGGCGCAGCGAAGACGGCGAAGAGGAAATCGACCCCAGGGCCGAACTGATCCGCCGCTTGCAGGAATACGAGATAATCAAGCAGGCCGCACAGGACATCGACGCCCTGCCCAGGGTGGAGCGGGATATCTTCCTGGCCGATGCCGACACCGGCCCCAGTTGCGCCCCTATCAAGCTGCTGCCGGACGTGGAGCTGGACGAACTGGTGATGGCCCTGGCCGGGGTGCTGAAACGGGCCGCCATGTTTGAAAAGCACCAGATCAGCAAGGAAAAGCTGTCCACCCGCGAACGCATGGCGCGGGTGCTGGAGATCTTGGCCGAGGCCAAACACCTGCCTTTTGTGGCCCTGTTCAGCCCCGAAGAGGGCCGGGCCGGTGTGGTGGTCACCTTCGTGGCTATCCTTGAATTACAGAAGCTGGCGGCGATACGCATCATCCAGCCAGAACCCTTGACCCCCATCCGCGTGGAGATCCGTCATGGCGAAAATCAGTGA
- a CDS encoding L-threonylcarbamoyladenylate synthase — protein MSQFFYVHPENPQARLISQAVAIIRSGGVIIYPTDSGYALGCHQGDKGALERIIRIRKLQDDHNFTLVCKDLSELSLYARVDNQAFRLIRNNTPGPYTFILKGTKEVPKRLLNPKRKTIGLRVPDNVIALALLDALGEPLMSTSLILPGNDFTEADPEEFRYGLENQVDLIINGGVLGEKPTSVIDMSEEAVEVLRVGSGDVSPFQ, from the coding sequence ATGAGCCAGTTTTTTTACGTCCACCCGGAAAACCCCCAGGCCAGGCTGATCAGCCAGGCCGTGGCCATTATCCGCAGCGGTGGCGTCATCATCTACCCCACCGATTCGGGCTATGCCCTGGGTTGCCACCAGGGGGACAAGGGCGCCCTGGAGCGCATCATCCGCATCCGCAAATTGCAGGACGATCACAACTTCACCCTGGTCTGTAAGGACCTGTCGGAATTGTCGTTGTATGCGCGGGTGGACAACCAGGCCTTTCGCCTGATCCGCAACAATACCCCTGGGCCCTACACCTTTATCCTCAAGGGCACCAAGGAAGTCCCCAAAAGGCTGCTCAATCCCAAGCGCAAGACCATAGGCCTCAGGGTGCCGGACAACGTCATTGCCCTGGCGCTCCTCGACGCCCTGGGTGAGCCGCTGATGTCCACCTCCCTTATCCTGCCTGGCAACGATTTTACCGAGGCCGACCCGGAAGAATTCCGCTATGGCCTGGAAAACCAGGTGGATCTCATCATCAATGGTGGCGTACTGGGGGAAAAACCCACCTCCGTCATCGACATGAGCGAAGAAGCCGTTGAGGTGCTCAGGGTCGGCTCAGGCGACGTCAGCCCCTTCCAATGA
- the rnm gene encoding RNase RNM, with amino-acid sequence MHPDLHSHTHFSDGRLSPQALVARALERRVTHLAITDHDTVAGLAEAQAAAAGTALTVINGIEFSTCWKNKEIHIVGLWVDPANPALRGLIAEQAERREQRAAEIARRLEKAHIPDALNGARRFAGDGTLTRAHFAQYILSQGKATTMQGVFKKYMTRGNPGYVPPPWPEMAVAIQAVSAAGGVAVLAHPGRYQLSGKWLRQLVADFAQEGGGAIEVAQCQQPQNERRLMAELAAENGLAGSQGSDFHYPSPYAELGRNLYLPAGCRAVWEREPT; translated from the coding sequence ATGCATCCAGATCTCCATAGCCATACCCACTTTTCCGACGGCCGCCTGAGTCCCCAAGCCCTGGTGGCTAGGGCCCTTGAGCGCCGGGTGACCCACCTGGCCATTACCGACCACGACACTGTGGCGGGGCTGGCCGAAGCCCAGGCGGCAGCGGCCGGCACGGCGCTGACCGTCATCAACGGCATCGAGTTTTCGACTTGCTGGAAAAACAAAGAAATACATATAGTTGGTCTTTGGGTTGACCCGGCCAATCCGGCCCTGCGGGGGCTGATCGCCGAGCAGGCCGAGCGCCGTGAACAAAGGGCCGCCGAAATTGCCCGGCGCCTGGAAAAGGCCCATATCCCCGACGCCCTCAATGGGGCCAGGCGCTTTGCCGGTGACGGCACCCTGACCCGTGCCCACTTTGCCCAGTACATACTGAGCCAGGGCAAGGCCACCACCATGCAAGGCGTCTTTAAGAAATACATGACCCGGGGTAACCCCGGCTACGTACCGCCCCCCTGGCCGGAAATGGCGGTGGCCATCCAGGCCGTTAGCGCTGCCGGCGGGGTGGCGGTGCTGGCCCACCCGGGCCGTTACCAGCTGAGCGGCAAATGGCTGCGCCAGCTGGTGGCGGATTTTGCACAAGAGGGCGGCGGGGCCATTGAAGTGGCCCAATGCCAGCAGCCCCAGAACGAACGACGCCTGATGGCCGAGCTGGCCGCCGAGAACGGCCTGGCCGGGTCCCAGGGGTCGGATTTTCATTACCCAAGCCCCTATGCCGAGCTTGGGCGCAACCTTTATCTGCCGGCCGGTTGCCGCGCAGTTTGGGAAAGGGAGCCTACATGA